A region from the Halosolutus gelatinilyticus genome encodes:
- a CDS encoding RNase P subunit p30 family protein has protein sequence MYEAIRAYPDGDSTVARVAKAAAEYGFEGVIARNRGGSPAAYDSDRIANEYGIDVVEGVEIRADDPRQASGAVGNHRSSETIVAVEGGSNALNRFAVENEKVDVLARPMAGQGDVNHVIVKAATENGVRLEFDLSDVLRSAGGRRVRSIQSLRKLSELVDHYDAPYVVSAGPRSHLELRAPRELQAVGEQIGLSAEFIERGLAEWGRLAERNRRIQSESFIDPGVERGRYEEEP, from the coding sequence ATGTACGAAGCGATCCGCGCCTATCCCGACGGGGACAGTACGGTCGCCAGAGTCGCAAAGGCGGCGGCCGAGTACGGGTTCGAGGGCGTGATCGCGCGAAATCGCGGGGGTTCGCCCGCGGCGTACGATTCCGATCGGATCGCCAACGAGTACGGGATCGACGTCGTCGAGGGCGTCGAGATCCGGGCCGACGACCCCCGGCAGGCGAGCGGCGCGGTCGGAAACCACCGCAGTTCCGAGACGATCGTCGCGGTCGAGGGGGGGTCGAACGCGTTGAACCGGTTCGCCGTCGAGAACGAGAAGGTGGACGTGCTCGCCCGGCCGATGGCCGGGCAGGGAGACGTCAATCACGTCATCGTGAAGGCCGCCACGGAGAACGGCGTCCGACTGGAGTTCGACCTCTCCGACGTGCTCCGATCGGCCGGCGGGCGGCGAGTGCGATCGATCCAGTCGCTGCGCAAGCTCTCGGAGCTCGTCGACCACTACGACGCGCCGTACGTCGTCAGCGCCGGGCCCCGATCGCACCTCGAACTGCGCGCACCGCGGGAGTTGCAAGCGGTGGGCGAGCAGATCGGCCTCTCGGCCGAATTCATCGAGCGTGGGCTGGCCGAGTGGGGTCGGCTGGCCGAGCGCAATCGACGCATCCAGTCCGAGTCGTTCATTGATCCGGGGGTCGAACGAGGCAGGTATGAAGAAGAGCCTTGA
- a CDS encoding PGF-pre-PGF domain-containing protein, protein MTGYTTPRRRWVRFALAGVVFVLAFAVAPPVAGTPPPPPAAYYGELTADGEPIPAGVTVTATVGGEVRGELTTADAGRYGGAGAFDPKLQVDGTTDDEGAIVRFYVDGVEADPTVQWHAGDVRTVDLDVNGYEIDDGTGSPGGPGGFHGGDFGGGTIGDGDDSNGSATPLSVSVAPTPDSGVDVVVHGARAGVSASIAVDGDDADGLALDGLDVTPTVDGNFSLSISESRTAPAAGETFSSIAAGEPLGYVVVDHTIADGDIDDVTFRFRVADAQLVERDLRPDAVSLYRLHDGTWTELPTRHVGTSRTFHAFEAESPGLSVFAIAPRATDRTGESPSESETEPPSEADDSRGDRASDGATFRRFAAAAGVGAVIVVTVAIYWFKRRR, encoded by the coding sequence ATGACCGGATACACGACACCACGGCGACGATGGGTTCGATTCGCCCTCGCGGGCGTCGTCTTCGTCCTCGCGTTCGCGGTCGCGCCTCCCGTCGCGGGGACGCCGCCGCCACCGCCGGCGGCCTACTACGGCGAGTTGACTGCCGACGGGGAACCGATTCCGGCGGGCGTAACCGTCACCGCGACGGTCGGCGGCGAGGTCCGCGGCGAACTCACGACCGCGGACGCGGGCCGCTACGGCGGCGCCGGCGCGTTCGATCCGAAACTGCAGGTCGACGGAACGACCGACGACGAGGGCGCGATCGTCCGGTTCTACGTCGACGGCGTCGAGGCAGATCCCACCGTCCAGTGGCACGCCGGCGACGTGCGGACGGTCGATCTCGACGTCAACGGGTACGAGATCGACGACGGGACGGGATCTCCGGGCGGTCCGGGCGGGTTCCACGGCGGCGATTTCGGCGGGGGAACGATCGGCGACGGTGACGACTCGAACGGATCCGCCACACCCCTGTCGGTCAGCGTCGCTCCGACGCCCGACAGCGGCGTCGACGTCGTCGTCCACGGCGCTCGAGCGGGCGTCTCCGCGTCGATTGCGGTCGACGGGGATGATGCCGACGGCCTCGCGCTCGACGGCCTGGACGTCACGCCGACCGTCGACGGGAACTTTTCGCTCTCCATCTCGGAGAGCCGGACCGCTCCCGCCGCCGGCGAGACGTTCTCGTCGATCGCGGCGGGCGAGCCGCTCGGCTACGTGGTCGTCGATCACACGATCGCCGACGGGGATATCGACGATGTCACCTTCCGGTTCCGCGTCGCCGACGCGCAACTCGTCGAGCGAGACCTCAGACCGGATGCGGTCTCGCTCTATCGGCTTCACGACGGGACGTGGACCGAGCTCCCGACGCGACACGTCGGAACGTCGCGGACGTTTCACGCGTTCGAGGCGGAGTCGCCCGGCCTCTCTGTCTTCGCGATCGCGCCTCGAGCGACCGACCGGACCGGCGAGTCGCCGTCGGAATCCGAGACCGAGCCTCCGTCCGAAGCGGACGACTCGCGGGGCGATCGAGCGTCCGACGGTGCGACGTTCCGTCGGTTCGCGGCCGCCGCGGGAGTCGGCGCGGTGATCGTCGTGACCGTGGCGATATACTGGTTCAAGCGCCGCCGCTGA
- the tbsP gene encoding transcriptional regulator TbsP, giving the protein MTSNLLNHQIDDILASVLEDASGDVYMVNPSREAIEEFVTVATEFDGTLPAVHMLADERTLKEVMDDFIVASNAADLIVEDALALRTLKEAPENSLLVTGDRVIAVVHAGDRVGGLVTDDESFVEDTYETYAARWEDADTFNLRTPPISSVRDTLSEEISPDAEEDFTAILNSLETARGDGDGLDEVTISLLVAAKNEALLYDISKWGEDVGIASKATFSRTKTKLEDMGLIDTEKVPIDVGRPRLRLKIGDDRLREADNGQLATVAQSILN; this is encoded by the coding sequence ATGACCTCGAATTTACTCAATCATCAGATTGACGATATCCTCGCGTCCGTGCTCGAGGACGCGAGCGGAGACGTGTACATGGTCAACCCGTCGCGAGAAGCTATCGAAGAGTTCGTGACCGTCGCAACGGAGTTCGACGGCACGCTTCCGGCAGTCCACATGCTCGCCGACGAGCGCACCCTGAAGGAGGTTATGGACGACTTCATCGTCGCTTCCAACGCCGCCGATCTCATCGTCGAGGACGCGCTCGCGCTGCGCACGCTCAAGGAGGCGCCGGAGAATTCGCTTCTGGTCACGGGAGATCGCGTCATCGCCGTCGTGCACGCCGGCGATCGCGTCGGCGGCCTCGTCACCGACGACGAGAGCTTCGTCGAGGATACCTACGAGACGTACGCGGCCCGCTGGGAGGACGCCGACACGTTCAACCTCCGAACGCCGCCGATTTCGAGCGTTCGCGATACGCTCTCCGAGGAGATCAGCCCCGACGCCGAAGAGGACTTCACCGCCATTCTCAACTCGCTCGAGACCGCCCGCGGCGACGGCGATGGCCTCGACGAAGTTACCATCTCGCTGCTGGTCGCCGCGAAGAACGAGGCCCTGCTGTACGACATCAGCAAGTGGGGCGAAGACGTCGGCATCGCCTCGAAGGCGACGTTCTCCCGCACCAAGACCAAGCTCGAAGACATGGGTCTGATCGACACCGAGAAGGTCCCGATCGATGTCGGCCGTCCGCGCCTGCGACTGAAAATCGGCGACGACCGACTGCGTGAGGCCGACAACGGCCAGCTCGCGACGGTCGCCCAGAGCATCCTCAACTAG
- the glyA gene encoding serine hydroxymethyltransferase yields the protein MEHEHVRNVDPAVADALEGEVDRQRNGLQMIASENHVSEAVLDAQGSVLTNKYAEGYPGSRYYGGCEYADEIEQLAIDRATELFGAEHVNVQPHSGTQANQAVYFAMLEPGDKILSLDLTHGGHLSHGHPANFVGQLYDVEQYEVDPGTGYLDYEGLADLAEEFEPDVIVSGYSAYPREIDFERVQETADEVGAYHLADIAHITGLVAAGVHESPVGVADFVTGSTHKTIRAGRGGIVMTTEEFADDIDSAVFPGGQGGPLMHNVAGKAVGFKEALQPEFEDYAEQTVTNAKALGERLSENGFSLVSGGTDNHLVLVDLRESHPETSGGDAEEALEAAGIVLNGNTVPGETRSAFDPSGIRAGTPALTTRGFDEDDCRRVADLITRVVDAPEDESVIEEVREEVRALCDENPLYE from the coding sequence ATGGAACACGAGCACGTCCGGAACGTCGATCCCGCCGTCGCCGACGCTCTCGAAGGTGAGGTCGATCGCCAGCGAAACGGCTTGCAGATGATCGCGAGCGAGAACCACGTCAGCGAGGCGGTCCTCGACGCGCAGGGCAGCGTCCTCACGAACAAGTACGCGGAGGGCTATCCCGGGTCGCGCTACTACGGCGGCTGCGAGTACGCCGACGAGATCGAACAACTGGCGATCGATCGCGCCACGGAGCTGTTCGGCGCCGAACACGTCAACGTCCAGCCCCACTCGGGCACGCAGGCCAACCAGGCCGTCTACTTCGCGATGCTCGAACCGGGCGACAAGATCCTCTCGCTCGATCTGACCCACGGCGGCCACCTCAGCCACGGCCACCCGGCGAACTTCGTCGGGCAGCTCTACGACGTCGAGCAGTACGAGGTCGACCCCGGGACGGGATACCTCGACTACGAGGGCCTCGCCGATCTCGCCGAGGAGTTCGAACCCGACGTCATCGTCTCGGGCTACTCCGCCTACCCGCGCGAAATCGACTTCGAGCGCGTCCAGGAGACGGCCGACGAGGTCGGCGCGTACCACCTCGCGGACATCGCGCACATCACCGGCCTCGTCGCCGCCGGCGTCCATGAGTCGCCGGTCGGCGTCGCCGACTTCGTCACCGGGTCGACCCACAAGACCATCCGGGCCGGCCGCGGCGGCATCGTCATGACGACCGAGGAGTTCGCAGACGACATCGATTCGGCGGTCTTCCCCGGCGGTCAGGGCGGCCCGCTCATGCACAACGTCGCCGGCAAGGCCGTCGGCTTCAAGGAGGCCCTCCAACCCGAGTTCGAGGACTACGCCGAGCAGACCGTCACGAATGCGAAGGCCCTCGGCGAGCGCCTCTCCGAGAACGGCTTCTCGCTGGTCTCCGGCGGGACCGACAACCACCTCGTGCTCGTCGACCTGCGGGAGAGCCACCCCGAGACGTCCGGCGGCGACGCCGAAGAAGCCCTCGAAGCGGCCGGTATCGTCCTCAACGGGAACACCGTCCCCGGCGAGACCCGATCGGCGTTCGACCCAAGCGGCATCCGCGCCGGCACCCCCGCCCTGACGACCCGCGGCTTCGACGAGGACGACTGCCGCCGCGTCGCCGATCTGATTACCCGGGTCGTCGACGCCCCCGAAGACGAGTCCGTCATCGAGGAGGTCCGCGAAGAAGTGCGGGCGCTCTGCGACGAGAACCCGCTGTACGAGTAA
- a CDS encoding bifunctional methylenetetrahydrofolate dehydrogenase/methenyltetrahydrofolate cyclohydrolase: MTEIIDGNAVASEIRDDLTDAIETLAAAGARPGLATVLMGDDPASQTYVNMKRRDCEEVGIESHHVDVAGDAPAEDLYGAIADLNEDPDVHGYIAQAPVPDHVDYREVIRRVDPAKDVDGFHPENVGRLVAGDARFRPCTPHGIQKLLESAGVDLEGADVTIVGRSDIVGKPLANLLIQKADDGNATVTVCHSRTDDLTAKTRNADVVVAAVGVPELIDGSMIAEGTIVIDVGVNRIEADTEKGYELVGDVEFESAAEKAGAITPVPGGVGPMTRAMLLYNTVKAASLQEDVPVELP; this comes from the coding sequence ATGACCGAGATCATCGACGGCAACGCCGTCGCGAGCGAGATTCGCGACGACCTGACCGACGCGATCGAGACGCTCGCCGCCGCGGGCGCGCGACCGGGCCTAGCGACGGTGTTGATGGGCGACGACCCCGCCAGCCAGACCTACGTGAACATGAAACGGCGGGACTGCGAGGAGGTCGGCATCGAGAGCCACCACGTCGACGTCGCCGGCGACGCGCCGGCCGAGGACCTGTACGGCGCCATCGCCGACCTCAACGAGGACCCCGACGTTCACGGCTACATCGCCCAGGCGCCCGTTCCGGACCACGTCGACTACCGCGAGGTCATCCGCCGGGTCGATCCCGCGAAGGACGTGGACGGCTTCCACCCCGAGAACGTCGGCCGCCTCGTCGCCGGTGACGCCCGCTTTCGTCCCTGCACGCCTCACGGCATCCAGAAGCTCCTCGAGTCGGCCGGTGTCGACCTCGAGGGGGCAGACGTGACGATCGTCGGCCGATCGGACATCGTCGGCAAGCCGCTCGCCAACCTCTTGATCCAGAAAGCCGACGACGGCAACGCGACCGTGACGGTCTGTCACTCGCGAACCGACGATCTCACCGCGAAGACCCGGAACGCCGACGTCGTCGTCGCCGCGGTCGGCGTCCCAGAACTCATCGACGGCTCGATGATCGCCGAGGGAACGATCGTGATCGACGTCGGCGTCAACCGCATCGAGGCCGACACAGAGAAGGGGTACGAACTCGTCGGCGACGTCGAGTTCGAGAGCGCGGCGGAGAAGGCCGGCGCCATCACGCCCGTTCCCGGCGGCGTCGGTCCGATGACCCGGGCGATGTTGCTCTACAACACCGTTAAGGCGGCGAGCCTACAGGAAGACGTGCCGGTCGAGCTCCCCTGA
- a CDS encoding DUF7117 family protein: MKIRGERECTECGTRWSYYETGSVGCPACGSLRSVGIDDRTEHTDLQVAFDLTPVRNAIDEQSTEDLAAQAREACREYIRRRGFVNAGNLRDLDDTYLAASELLHVADVVGREMRLDETEELYFLSLLRDADDGGRPATDEVPPALRGPRGLAYANAIREYRRDVRTWAEDRSLTTAERSALETLGEHVTRIRMLDGDVEPRLAERLVEATRDLTNGLRGDEFAFTRAQERLDGLEVGR, translated from the coding sequence ATGAAAATTAGGGGCGAGCGGGAGTGTACCGAGTGCGGGACGAGGTGGTCCTACTACGAGACCGGCAGCGTCGGCTGTCCGGCCTGCGGAAGCCTCCGCAGCGTCGGGATCGACGACCGGACCGAACACACCGATCTGCAGGTCGCGTTCGACCTCACGCCCGTCCGGAACGCGATCGACGAGCAGTCGACCGAGGACCTCGCGGCGCAGGCCCGCGAGGCGTGCCGCGAGTACATCCGTCGTCGGGGCTTCGTCAACGCCGGCAACCTCCGCGATCTCGACGATACTTACCTCGCGGCGAGCGAACTGCTTCACGTCGCCGACGTCGTCGGTCGCGAGATGCGCCTCGACGAAACCGAAGAACTGTACTTCCTCTCGCTGCTGCGCGACGCTGACGACGGCGGACGCCCCGCCACGGACGAGGTCCCACCCGCCCTACGCGGGCCGCGCGGACTCGCGTACGCGAACGCCATCCGCGAGTACCGCCGCGACGTCCGAACCTGGGCCGAGGACCGATCGCTGACGACCGCCGAACGGAGCGCGCTCGAGACGCTCGGCGAGCACGTCACCCGAATCCGCATGCTGGACGGCGACGTCGAGCCGCGACTGGCCGAACGGCTCGTCGAGGCGACGCGCGATCTGACGAACGGCCTCCGCGGTGACGAGTTCGCGTTCACCCGCGCGCAAGAACGGTTGGACGGCCTCGAGGTCGGCCGCTGA
- a CDS encoding PadR family transcriptional regulator, protein MYDLTGFQRDLLYVIAGEEEPHGLAIKEELEQYYEKEIHHGRLYPNLDTLVDKGLVEKGRRDRRTNFYTLTRRGRRELEARREWESQYVDL, encoded by the coding sequence ATGTACGACCTGACAGGATTCCAGCGTGACTTGCTCTACGTCATCGCTGGCGAGGAGGAGCCCCACGGACTGGCGATCAAAGAAGAACTCGAGCAGTACTACGAGAAGGAGATTCACCACGGTCGACTGTACCCGAACCTCGACACCCTCGTCGACAAGGGACTGGTCGAGAAGGGACGACGCGACCGCCGGACGAACTTCTACACCCTCACTCGGCGCGGTCGCCGAGAACTCGAAGCACGCAGGGAGTGGGAGTCCCAGTACGTCGACCTGTAA
- a CDS encoding YihY/virulence factor BrkB family protein codes for MSAESHGAVQFAKGVVSGIREKNVPFMAASIAYQAFISLIPMLVLVFFLVTVVGDEGLATQVTAATEGFLPESGQLLLESAIEDSPATAGSSIIGLVVVLWGSLKIFRGLDTAFSEIYNSATENSFVEQLTDAIVALGAIGLALLAAGAASVVFAFFPDSLFIGLLNPILLVVGLTVAFLPMYYLFPDVDVSIRDVVPGVVVAAIGWAILQSLFQVYVAIASGSESAGPVGAILLVLTWLYFGGLVLLTGAVVNATYTGHIDRDDAVTGSATGVGDSSERGALPTSVKRERDRLAERASALARERDKLQQDLAVQRERRYELEDRVDRLERRTRELERENEALRDQVESRRKPPWNRALRRLLARVDRLRVGTVQSRSE; via the coding sequence ATGTCCGCCGAGAGCCACGGTGCGGTACAGTTCGCGAAGGGAGTCGTGAGCGGAATTCGAGAGAAGAACGTACCGTTCATGGCCGCCAGCATCGCCTATCAGGCGTTCATTTCGCTGATTCCGATGCTCGTTCTCGTGTTCTTCCTCGTCACGGTCGTCGGCGACGAGGGCTTGGCCACCCAGGTCACCGCCGCGACCGAGGGGTTTCTCCCCGAGAGCGGGCAACTCCTGCTCGAGAGCGCGATCGAGGACTCGCCGGCGACCGCCGGGTCGTCGATCATCGGCCTGGTCGTGGTCCTGTGGGGATCGCTGAAGATCTTCCGCGGGCTCGACACCGCGTTCTCGGAGATCTATAACTCGGCGACCGAGAACTCGTTCGTCGAACAGCTTACGGATGCGATCGTCGCGCTCGGCGCGATCGGGCTGGCGCTGCTCGCCGCGGGCGCGGCGAGCGTCGTGTTCGCCTTCTTCCCCGACAGCCTCTTTATCGGACTGCTGAATCCGATTCTGCTCGTCGTCGGCCTCACCGTCGCCTTCCTGCCGATGTACTACCTCTTTCCCGACGTCGACGTGTCGATCCGGGACGTGGTGCCGGGCGTCGTCGTCGCGGCGATCGGCTGGGCGATCCTCCAGTCGCTGTTCCAAGTGTACGTGGCGATCGCGAGCGGCTCCGAATCCGCGGGTCCGGTCGGCGCGATCCTGCTGGTGCTCACGTGGCTGTACTTCGGGGGCCTGGTCCTGCTCACCGGCGCGGTCGTCAACGCGACCTACACCGGTCACATCGATCGCGACGACGCGGTCACCGGGAGCGCGACCGGCGTGGGGGACTCGTCCGAACGGGGCGCTCTCCCGACCTCGGTCAAACGGGAGCGCGACCGACTCGCCGAGCGAGCGTCGGCGCTCGCTCGCGAACGAGACAAACTCCAGCAGGATCTGGCGGTCCAGCGGGAGCGTCGATACGAACTCGAAGACCGCGTCGATCGCCTCGAACGGCGGACCAGGGAACTCGAACGCGAGAACGAGGCGCTCCGGGATCAGGTC